A window of Corticium candelabrum chromosome 3, ooCorCand1.1, whole genome shotgun sequence contains these coding sequences:
- the LOC134176812 gene encoding cell adhesion molecule DSCAML1-like isoform X2 — protein MYLTEQFVEMDLIRAGLLAISRVHCHAGGVNSSSFEFRLGEIPKVIVHPADDTVVEKESTLFSCEYRPTRPLIHTFTWKFTDKHGTVTTLDRNDVPGDMQSGLSISPAMRSDAGAYACILENEFSKDVSRPATLTVQYFGDVELIVKPHTTVREKSVLTVECHVDAVPAATEIRLGRGDGLFYSLSDSHHNRLVTVLAVSNNVSFSVKVSPDWTGLLTCFAMNSLGNGSMAVNVTVQTPPDPPIVGDVVSSTHSVAYHWTLGDDGHSVITQVKISCHILGSMTVMDGMAHSVVSPSIIIGLVPGESYNCKLSARNAIGWSEASDAFQVETIAAAPAKPVLRSKPVSKTKTSLEIHWSVDYTGGYDIYQYTLRYRTTGTRSAWNQRVLEVEFALNRVINQQEGRWNLTGLERSTQYDVEVMAWNRIGSNTSDVSVYTTQKCAPAVASQVRTNNEADATYKSIQLVFTLPSDNDCGAITKYLVRDVDGGNTLTSSHAVIGNVVTITITDLEPQREYEVRVYVQNEYEVESVGSDRVSFVTSPNSEPLTSNDGGLTGTMIGIIVGAGSALLIVFITLCVCFRHGSRRRRRRRHKLAGHEQQGDMQANNERSHQGVYHEIDVQVHIPPVPSPNVRRMYSPRRKECVQSDSEEDRKAIDSSEDEDEDSGVAVKLRELPSNERRAMTRSEVLQGCIEELDEEIKKLRFNISDDEATPDDSDVKQPAAAAVKGDVESNQSDADSVELSTFV, from the exons AAATACCAAAAGTGATCGTTCATCCTGCTGATGACACAGTAGTAGAGAAAGAGTCCACACTATTTTCTTGCGAATATCGGCCAACCAGACCACTCATCCACACTTTCACTTGGAAATTCACTGACAAACACGGCACGGTCACGACTCTGGATCGAAACGATGTTCCTGGAGACATGCAAAGCGGACTGTCCATTTCACCGGCTATGAGATCCGATGCCGGAGCGTACGCTTGCATACTAGAGAACGAATTCAGTAAAGACGTTTCTAGACCGGCAACCTTAACTGTACaat ACTTTGGTGACGTTGAATTGATTGTAAAGCCACACACTACTGTCAGAGAAAAGTCAGTGCTCACTGTAGAATGTCACGTCGATGCCGTTCCGGCAGCAACTGAGATCAGGCTCGGTCGTGGTGATGGGTTATTCTACTCGTTGAGCGACAGTCATCACAACAGACTTGTTACCGTCTTGGCTGTGTCCAACAATGTTTCGTTTAGCGTTAAGGTGTCACCCGATTGGACGGGACTGCTGACTTGTTTCGCTATGAATTCATTGGGAAACGGCTCGATGGCAGTGAACGTAACTGTACAAA CTCCTCCGGATCCTCCGATTGTTggtgatgtcgtttcgtcgacTCATTCTGTGGCATATCATTGGACTTTGGGAGACGACGGTCACTCGGTCATCACGCAAGTCAAGATTTCGTGTCATATTTTGGGTTCGATGACTGTCATGGATGGGATGGCCCACAGTGTCGTGTCTCCGTCGATCATCATTGGCCTCGTGCCTGGAGAATCGTATAACTGTAAGTTATCTGCTCGTAATGCGATTGGTTGGAGTGAGGCTAGTGATGCGTTTCAAGTCGAGACTATAGCTGCAG CTCCAGCCAAGCCTGTTCTCAGATCAAAACCGGTATCGAAGACGAAGACAAGTTTGGAGATCCACTGGAGTGTAGATTACACCGGCGGTTATGACATCTATCAATACACATTGAGATATCGAACCACAGGGACAAGAAGCGCATGGAATCAAAGAGTTCTCGAGGTAGAGTTCGCACTCAATCGAGTAATAAATCAACAAGAAGGAAGATGGAATTTAACCGGACTCGAGCGATCAACACAATACGACGTCGAAGTCATGGCATGGAATCGAATCGGATCGAACACATCGGACGTATCCGTATACACAACCCAGAAATGTG CTCCCGCAGTGGCATCTCAAGTGAGGACAAACAACGAAGCGGATGCAACATACAAAAGCATACAGCTGGTGTTCACGCTGCCGTCTGACAACGACTGTGGTGCGATCACTAAATATTTAGTGAGAGACGTCGACGGTGGCAATACACTGACGTCGTCACACGCGGTGATCGGTAACGTGGTGACGATCACGATCACAGATCTGGAACCGCAACGAGAGTACGAGGTTCGGGTGTATGTACAGAACGAGTACGAAGTCGAGAGTGTCGGATCAGATAGAGTTTCGTTCGTTACCTCACCGA ACTCAGAACCATTGACATCTAATGACG GCGGTCTCACTGGTACAATGATTGGAATTATTGTCGGTGCTGGATCAGCTTTGCTTATTGTTTTCAtcactctgtgtgtctgctttCGTCATGGTAgccgtcgtcgtcgtcgtcgtcgtcacaAGTTAG ctggTCATGAGCAGCAGGGAGACATGCAAGCGAACAATGAGCGATCACATCAAGGTGTTTACCATGAAATTGATGTGCAGGTGCACATTCCACCAGTGCCG aGTCCAAACGTTAGACGTATGTACTCACCACGCAGGAAGGAGTGTGTCCAGTCCGACTCCGAGGAAGACAGGAAGGCGATTGACTCAAGCGAGGATGAGGACGAAGATTCAGGCGTAGCCGTGAAGCTTAGAGAGCTGCCATCAAACGAACGCAGAGCTATGACTCGCAGTGAAGTACTACAAGGATGCATCGAGGAGTTAGACGAGGAGATAAAGAAGCTAAGGTTTAATATATCAGACGATGAGGCAACACCGGATGACAGTGATGTGAAACAGCCGGCGGCTGCAGCTGTGAAGGGTGACGTAGAGTCGAACCAGTCTGATGCCGACAGCGTCGAGCTTTCCACATTTGTGTGA
- the LOC134177706 gene encoding cell adhesion molecule DSCAM-like yields the protein MHACLGSPLLSLLYVFCIHSTATGKVVFLEAPSGVVYYPPTGHLGKAVVCRTNEAADITWVSTLHGSLDATTFNITRVSDTKSVMYLTVEFIHLNPIIGGTLTTGSLHCFANGVKSSTFKIQEGNLPVIVVNPTSISITEKGTVQLSCGYEDNRPSPTVFKWRFVDKSGTVKILDRTNVPKDRYSGLKIESANRSAAGSYACMVGNEFGSSLSSPAILTVKYFGDVTLTLSPGTVVVQNTSTTIKCIVDAVPPATDIQLIHNSQRITQTGHKSNNRLIYTFIALKNWKGSFTCTASNSIGSNRNTVDLTVQVPPAAPRVDINRNRLSTHSVEFLWMLGADGYSPITNVKVTCLDVVHGSTHSCVFDSVVKISGVLTGLIPGSLYQCFIVACNKVGESPSSELFNVTTHTAAPAKPVLNVKPISRNETSVTIHWNVDYNGGHVITQYTIRWRSAASTASLHEVTVPVPSRDGLINQQHGMWILTGLNKGTNYFFEIEAMNDVGLNTSDVVKYTTSCYPAALSYPLITNIHTSTSSSVRFVVDVPRGNGCGVITDYYVTDWVTGKHLNSVYVVQDGLVTVTVIDLEAGREYDVVLYTRNQWGEERRGARVSFQVDEDINSTTDPGPHSSDDGLGSGQTVAVIVMCVVVLPAILLAFIFCLYKKHRSRKDDDDDDTLDFVPGIFKRTTTPQYGYDESDTKPHPGPNSGSTYVNLSGSKRRIRQPSLTLVTLPGEHEVNSGSLPLQKVDISSSDYCEKTMEELLQESYVDMKARTSGIVSKLVFIKTMERASPDGSHTPVVVSVTSSEKAGIVDDDRTAQSSPGSSGYAPCASELNDTTHGHELKASIYSNVLTSGEDNQEHDHVDIQTVEPNRNDENGQFDDVENTYMEMKLSISNNKQNETGKKYEVGDSENESQCGKNLSTLV from the exons ATGCACGCGTGTCTTGGATCTCCATTACTCTCTCTTCTCTACGTCTTCTGTATTCATTCAACAGCAACAG GAAAAGTGGTTTTTCTTGAGGCACCATCTGGTGTTGTGTACTACCCTCCAACAGGTCATCTTGGAAAGGCTGTCGTGTGCAGGACGAATGAAGCTGCAGATATCACATGGGTTAGTACTCTGCATGGCTCTCTTGATGCAACAACATTTAATATCACGAGAGTCTCGGACACGAAGAGTGTGATGTACCTGACGGTCGAGTTTATTCACTTGAATCCGATTATTGGAGGGACTTTGACTACAGGTTCTCTGCACTGTTTTGCAAATGGTGTCAAGAGCAGTACTTTTAAGATCCAAGAAGGAA ATTTGCCAGTTATTGTTGTCAACCCTACGAGTATATCTATAACAGAgaaaggtacagtacaactgTCTTGTGGCTATGAAGACAACAGGCCATCACCTACTGTCTTCAAGTGGAGATTCGTGGACAAGAGCGGTACAGTGAAGATTTTGGATCGGACAAATGTTCCTAAGGACAGATACAGTGGTCTAAAGATTGAATCGGCCAATAGGTCAGCTGCAGGCAGCTATGCTTGTATGGTGGGAAATGAATTTGGTAGCTCACTGTCTTCTCCAGCAATTCTGACTGTGAAGT ACTTTGGAGACGTCACTCTCACTCTCAGTCCAGGCACTGTTGTCGTTCAaaacacatcaacaacaataaaatgtaTTGTCGACGCAGTCCCACCAGCAACCGACATACAACTCATTCACAACTCCCAACGTATCACACAAACTGGGCACAAGTCTAACAATCGTCTGATCTACACAtttattgcattgaaaaaCTGGAAAGGATCTTTTACATGCACGGCCTCAAACTCAATCGGTAGCAATCGCAATACAGTTGATTTGACTGTTCAAG TTCCTCCTGCTGCTCCtcgtgttgatatcaatagaaataGATTGTCTACTCATTCAGTGGAGTTTTTATGGATGTTGGGTGCTGATGGTTATTCACCCATTACAAATGTCAAAGTTACATGTTTGGATGTCGTTCATGGTTCAACACATTCTTGTGTATTCGACTCGGTTGTTAAGATCTCTGGTGTGTTGACGGGTCTCATTCCTGGTTCATTGTATCAATGTTTTATTGTGGCTTGTAACAAAGTGGGTGAAAGTCCCAGCAGTGAACTGTTTAATGTCACCACACATACAGCAG CTCCTGCCAAACCTGTTCTCAATGTCAAGCCGATTTCTAGGAACGAGACGAGTGTTACAATCCATTGGAATGTTGATTACAACGGTGGCCATGTAATAACCCAATACACAATCAGGTGGAGATCAGCAGCTTCCACTGCCTCACTGCACGAAGTGACAGTGCCTGTTCCTTCTCGTGATGGACTCATAAACCAGCAGCATGGGATGTGGATATTAACAGGGTTGAACAAAGGAACCAACTATTTCTTTGAGATCGAGGCAATGAATGATGTTGGACTGAATACATCAGATGTGGTtaaatatacaacatcatGCT ATCCTGCTGCATTGTCTTATCCTCTgattacaaacatacatacatcgaCATCGTCGAGTGTCAGATTTGTAGTCGACGTTCCTAGAGGCAATGGTTGTGGTGTAATAACTGACTATTATGTTACTGATTGGGTGACAGGGAAGCATCTTAATTCAGTGTATGTTGTCCAAGATGGATtggtgactgtgactgtgaTTGACTTGGAGGCAGGACGTGAGtatgatgttgtgttgtacaCTCGAAATCAGTGGGGAGAAGAGAGACGAGGAGCTCGTGTGTCGTTTCAAGTAGATGAGG ATATAAATTCAACTACAGACCCTGGTCCTCATAGTTCAGATG ATGGTTTGGGCTCTGGTCAAACTGTAGCCGTTATTGTTATGTGTGTGGTCGTATTACCAGCCATTCTACTCGCTTTCATATTTTGTCTCTACAAGAAACACAGATCAAGAAAGG ATGACGACGATGATGACACTCTTGATTTTGTGCCTGGAATATTCAAGCGAACAACAACTCCACAATACGGATACGACGAATCTGATACAAAACCTCATCCT GGTCCTAATAGTGGCAGCACGTATGTTAATCTTTCTGGATCTAAGAGAAGAATTCGACAGCCTTCTCTAACGTTGGTGACCTTACCTGGAGAACATGAAGTTAACAGTGGCAGTTTGCCTCTACAGAAAGTCGATATTTCGTCATCAGATTATTGTGAGAAGACTATGGAGGAGCTGCTGCAAGAATCATATGTTGATATGAAGGCTCGAACAAGTGGCATTGTATCTAAACTGGTTTTTATTAAAACGATGGAAcgag CATCACCTGATGGAAGTCATACTCCTGTAGTGGTGAGTGTCACCTCCTCTGAGAAAGCTGGAATTGTGGATGATGACAGGACAGCTCAATCG AGTCCAGGCAGCTCGGGGTATGCTCCATGTGCTTCAGAACTGAATGACACAACTCACGGACACGAACTGAAAGCAAGCATATACAGCAATGTGTTGACTTCAGGTGAAGATAATCAGGAACACGATCACGTGGATATACAAACAGTCGAACCTAACAGAAATGATGAGAATGGCCAGTTTGATGACGTTGAAAACACATACATGGAGATGAAACTGTCCATATCCAATAACAAACAGAATGAGACAGGCAAGAAATACGAAGTCGGTGACTCTGAAAACGAGTCTCAATGTGGAAAGAATCTGTCCACACTAgtgtga